The DNA window TGTTTTTTTATATTTTGTAAAGGCCGCCGATTTTTAGAAAAGGTGGTTTTTATGTATTTAACGATTAAAAATTTGACGAAGTATCTCGACTCGCAACTGCTATTTAATATTGATTATTTGACTGTCGACCATGTTGCTCAAATTGGCATTATTGGCGATAATGGCCAAGGGAAGACAACCCTTTTAAATATTTTGGCACAAAAAGATCGCGCTTTTTCTGGCTATTTGCAAGTCAAAGGTCGAAGCACTTTTGTCCGTCAATTAAATGACTTTAATGATTTGTCCGGCGGTCAGAAAACGCGTGCCTTGCTCGAAGAGGCTTTCATTCAACGACCAGAACTTCTGCTCTTAGATGAGCCGACAACGCACTTAGATGAGCAAAATGTGAATTGGCTCTTGCAGCGACTGGGACGTTTTTCCGGCATCGTGATCGCCGTTTCTCACGATAGGTATTTCTTGGATCATTTTGCTGAAACGATTTGGTCCTTTAGCGATCATCGAGTTAAGGAATTCAAAGGCAGTCTGGATCATTTTGAGCGCGGTTTAACAAGCCGGCGATCTCACGAACAAAAAGCTTATCAAGCGGCAGGCAAACATCGCCAAAAACTAGAAAAGACAGCTCAAATCACGAAAGAACATGCCGATAAATTATCGAAAAGCAGTGTTCGCAATCCTGTGATCGCAAAGAAAGCAAGAGCCTTGTATCAATTAGTGAAAAATAATCAGCGGCAGATCGAAAATTTGGAAAGTGTGAAGAAGGTTTTTCATAAAAAAGCACTGAAATTACAAAATCCGATTGACCTCCCCCAAGGGAAAAAGCTCATGAAAGTTTTGAATTTGCCAGTTAAACGCAATTCGCAAACATTGATTGATGATCTGACTTTTGGCATCGCAACTGCTGATAAGCTGGCTTTAATAGGTGAAAATGGTTCCGGTAAGTCAACTGCGATCGAAAGAATTTTGGCTAGTTCGGCGCCGATGGTTACACGATCAGAAACTTTGAAGATCGGTTATTTTCATCAAGATCTAGGTCAATTAGACGATCATAAAACGCTGCTGCAAAATATTCTGGATGCTTCCTTAGAAAACGAACAGACTGCCCGTGATTTCCTCGGTGCGTTTGGTATGCGTCGTGACAAGGTTTTTCAAGCAACCGCCAGTTTGTCGGGTGGCGAAAAAGTAAAACTATCTTTGATTCAAGTACTGCTGTCTGGTGCTGATCTTTTGATTTTAGATGAACCGACCAATTTTCTTGATCTATCAGCTGTCGCAGCTTTGGAGCAGTTTTTGATTGATTATAGCGGTGGACTGCTGCTTGTTTCCCATGATTTAGCATTAGTAGAAGCAGTTTGCAATAAGATTTTAAAAATTGAAAAGCAACGTATAATTGAAATATGAGTATTTTAGATGAAACATTTGAATTGAACAATCAAACAAAAATACCGAAACTAGCTTTTGGTACTTGGCGTTTAAAAGATGGCGACGAGGCTTATAACGCTGTCGCTTCCGCTTTGAAAATCGGCTATCGACACGTTGACACGGCTTTTCATTATTTCAATGAGAAATCAGTTGGCCAAGCAATCAAGGATTCGGGCTTAAAACGCGATCAAGTCTTTTTGACAACGAAATTGCCGGCTGAAATTAAAAATCATGATGATATTCTGAAAAATTTCCAAGAATCGCTGGATAATCTGCAGACAGATTATGTTGATCTTTACTTAATTCATGCGCCATGGCCGTGGAGCGATATTAATTTGGATTATCGATATGATGGTGCTAATCAAGAGGCTTGGCGGACGATGGAAGAAATTTATCAGTCTGGCCGTGCTAAAGCGATCGGTGTTTCGAATTTCGATGTCCATGATTTAAAAAACTTGGAAAAGATTTGGTCGGTCAAACCGGCTGTTAACCAAATTGAATTTTATGTTGGCTGGACACAGCCAAAAATTGTTTCTTACAGCAAGTTACTTGGCATCCAGCTTGAGGCATATTCACCACTAGCGACTGGTGGTTTGGCTACTCAAGCTGAAATTCAAAATATCGCGGAAAAATATCGCGTATCTGTGCCGCAAACCGCTTTGAAATACGTACTCCAAAAAGGTATTCTGCCTTTGCCGCGCGCAACAAAAGCTGAACACGCTAAATCGAATGCCGATCTTAATTTTGAAATTTCTGCTGATGACATGACTATTTTGGATCATATTCCTGACACTGGGCAGGCACGTCATAACGTGACGATGGGCTGATCAATGGCTGAAGGGAATTACATCAGTAAAATTCGTGCCAAAATCGGTCATGATCCTTTGGTTATGGTTAATACATTTGCACTTCTTTGGAATGAGAAACATGATGCCATTTTCTTAGAACGGCGCGCTGATATATCGAATGGCTGGGGCTTTCCTGGCGGTTTTGTTGAGTATGGCGAATCACCCATGGCCGCGATCGTGCGTGAATTTAAAGAAGAGACAAACTTGGATGTTCGCGTTAAAAAGCTGTTTGAAATGATTTCGACTGTTAATCCGCATAATTCTTGGGGGGATGCGCAGGAAAATTTAAGTCTGGGCTTTGAAGTCGAATTACTGGGTGGTCAATTAAAAGTCGATCAAGTGGAGACTTTAGATGCTAAATTTGTGTCGGTTGATCCGGAACCGAAGATGTTTGTGCCGCCCGCTCAGGAAAACATGCATCGTATTTTAACTTGGCAGGATCGGCCAATTCCTTGGCTGATCGATAACCAGCAAAAAAGATCTTAGTTGTGAGACTGAGATCTTTTCTTTTTGGCAAGCAGCCAAATAAGGATGTAAAAAATAATAAGCAGTGCAACTGTTGCAATGGCCAAGGTGATTCTGCCTGTAGAATGTTCGCTCATCAGGAACTGACCAATTGTTGGGAATCTTGTTGAAATCCCTAAGACTGCGTATCCAATAATGACAATCACCAATGGCAACCATATTTTTCGGTCCTGCTTTTTTTCTCGAAGATAGAGAATGATTCCGATACTGGTTAAAACACTAATAACTGCGATTCCTATTGGACCTTCCAGCCTGATCTTAAAGGATGTCTTTGTGAATAATAAGATTAAAAATCCTGGCGCTGCGGCTACTGAAAATGCCAGGGACTGTGCTACTCTTTTAAAAATTATTTTCTTACGAGATATTTTCTTTTGGCTGTAAATACCTTTTCCAATTATCCAAACTAACAAGCTGATCAAGCACAGAAAATACGTAGCTGATAAGAGCATCGAACCTAAATCATATGAATGTCTGAGATCAATGGTAGTTGGAAAAAACGCGCAGTAGATAAAAGCTAAAACTGATATGAGATACCATTTGAATGTTTCAAAATAGTTATTGGGCAGTGACTCGATTAAAGCATTGGCATTTTCTTTAGGACTTTTGCCGAAATATTCTTCAGCTGAAATACCTCTGGATTGTGCATCAATGATATCCTGCAAAATCTCTAGCAAAACGCTTTCTGTTTGATAACTGTCTTTTGCTAAAGGCTTTAATCGCACATACAGCAGCAAGTCGCTATAATATGCTTCATTTTCTTCATTCAATTTACTTCGACGATGATTGTTTTTTTCGATTAGTTCCGCTGTTCTCATGATTTAGCTTCCACCTTTATTAATTGATTAACATTTTGTTGAAGATCTTGCCACTGCTCTAGAAAAATTTTTTTTTCACGCAGACCTTGTTCACTTGTATGATAATATTTGCGTTCAGGGCCATCTGCTGAGGGGTGCATGCTGCCAATAATTAAGTTCTTCTTCTCCATATTCAGCAGTAAGGGATAAATAGTTCCTTTTGGCGTGTTTTGAAAACCATATTTTGCCAATTCTTGGCTGATCATGTAACCATACATTTCTTGTTGACTCAGAAGCACGAGCAGGCAGCCTTGCAGAATACCTTTTAACATTTGCGATGATCTTTCTTGCACCATGGCAGCTCCTTTACTAGCTTGCAATGCTGACTAGTAATATAACATGGCATCATCTATTTTGCAATGCATACTAGCTGGATCAAATGCGATATCTTATAATTTATGAATAGTTATTTTTTGGAGGGAAACATGGATCTTGGACTCATTTCAATTATTGTGCCAGTCTTTAATCGTTCGGAAACAATCGTCAAAACGGTTAACAGCCTGCTAAAACAAAGTTATCAAAATATTGAAATTATCTTAGTAGATGACGCCTCGACCGATAT is part of the Oenococcus sicerae genome and encodes:
- a CDS encoding ABC-F family ATP-binding cassette domain-containing protein, whose product is MYLTIKNLTKYLDSQLLFNIDYLTVDHVAQIGIIGDNGQGKTTLLNILAQKDRAFSGYLQVKGRSTFVRQLNDFNDLSGGQKTRALLEEAFIQRPELLLLDEPTTHLDEQNVNWLLQRLGRFSGIVIAVSHDRYFLDHFAETIWSFSDHRVKEFKGSLDHFERGLTSRRSHEQKAYQAAGKHRQKLEKTAQITKEHADKLSKSSVRNPVIAKKARALYQLVKNNQRQIENLESVKKVFHKKALKLQNPIDLPQGKKLMKVLNLPVKRNSQTLIDDLTFGIATADKLALIGENGSGKSTAIERILASSAPMVTRSETLKIGYFHQDLGQLDDHKTLLQNILDASLENEQTARDFLGAFGMRRDKVFQATASLSGGEKVKLSLIQVLLSGADLLILDEPTNFLDLSAVAALEQFLIDYSGGLLLVSHDLALVEAVCNKILKIEKQRIIEI
- a CDS encoding aldo/keto reductase; amino-acid sequence: MSILDETFELNNQTKIPKLAFGTWRLKDGDEAYNAVASALKIGYRHVDTAFHYFNEKSVGQAIKDSGLKRDQVFLTTKLPAEIKNHDDILKNFQESLDNLQTDYVDLYLIHAPWPWSDINLDYRYDGANQEAWRTMEEIYQSGRAKAIGVSNFDVHDLKNLEKIWSVKPAVNQIEFYVGWTQPKIVSYSKLLGIQLEAYSPLATGGLATQAEIQNIAEKYRVSVPQTALKYVLQKGILPLPRATKAEHAKSNADLNFEISADDMTILDHIPDTGQARHNVTMG
- a CDS encoding NUDIX domain-containing protein, whose amino-acid sequence is MAEGNYISKIRAKIGHDPLVMVNTFALLWNEKHDAIFLERRADISNGWGFPGGFVEYGESPMAAIVREFKEETNLDVRVKKLFEMISTVNPHNSWGDAQENLSLGFEVELLGGQLKVDQVETLDAKFVSVDPEPKMFVPPAQENMHRILTWQDRPIPWLIDNQQKRS
- a CDS encoding PadR family transcriptional regulator translates to MVQERSSQMLKGILQGCLLVLLSQQEMYGYMISQELAKYGFQNTPKGTIYPLLLNMEKKNLIIGSMHPSADGPERKYYHTSEQGLREKKIFLEQWQDLQQNVNQLIKVEAKS